tcatacacataacgttacctagtgagccagccagctaacagtagctagctaacagtacacttgaaatgaaaccactttctgtcaaaattagaaacgtaatatctgaaaatgtaacaAGCTAGACTATCTAACCAATCAGGGTTGGACTCGCCTCCTGTCTGATGCCATGCATGGTTTCCCTTAGTTTGATGATGTAATCCAGGTTGCTCTCTTCTGTGgattaaccaactaggctcgtaatttaaccattttagttgtatttacagatggctgtcacgttcctgacctgttttctgttgtttggtatgtgtttaattggtcagggtgtgagttttgggtgggtagtctatgttatgtgttttctatgttggttaatgggttgcctggtatggctctcaattagaggcaggtgtttggcgtttactctaattgagagtcatattaaggtaggttgtttcacattgtttgttgtgggtggttgtctcctgtgtcagtgtttgtcgcgccacacgggactgtctcggtatatgagttcttcgtgttttatgtaagttccatgtccaggtctgtctactccgttttgttattttgttaattattcaagtgtatttcgtttcgtgttttttttgtcttgtttattaaatataatgtcaagttacaacgctgcgtcttggtcgaatcaccactcctccttttcgtatgaagaagaggaggaattCGGTTAcaatggcatacaagtttgatattaaggcacatgaaagttgaCATTTCTCGCCAAAAAACtaattttgataaaaataataattttttgtAACTTTCAAACAGCTCTcgtgtgaagtcgtgacttgtgacatatgcctagtttcctgaatcgggtcacaaatCCCAATTTCTCCCAAAATACAAATGTAAAGTGATACTGTATGTCGCGTTGGAACTTTTAGTTGGAAGGATGCAACCAATCAGAATGTTTACAACAGCAACATCATTCTGTAGTCTTCCCTTTCacgaagaagaagaaaaataagAAATATTCAGCATTTCGGTGTGAGCGTGCGTGACTGCACGCGTGCGCACGTGGGCGTGGCTGAGACCTAATGGTGTGTGGCGGCAGAGTAAAGTAAAGAGCCTTGTTTGACTAGTTTGTTTTAAGGGGGAGATGCCACTGCCACTGTGGAATCTAACAGCCCAAATGATTACAGAAGAAGGCAAGTTCTAATGCGTTTCCCAGACTTCGTGCACTCTGGGCTCTGTCTGTGGTGTGTAAATCCTCCTAACCTTGTGCACTTCAAAGAATGCCAATAAAACGCCTTACTGTTAGACCTATGACGATAACTTTTAGCCCTGCTTTTGTAGACCTGTGGCTCATGTTTGAAACCCTGTTCCCGACCTGAATGAATGTTACATTGTGTTCTAGCCCCACGTCTGCTGTCATATGAGCCTTTAACCTGCTTCAGACCCTTTTTTAcacataggagagagagagagagagagagagagagagagagagagagagagagagagagagagagagagagagagagagagagagagagagagagagagagagagagagagagagagagagagagagagagagagagagagagagagagagagagagagagagagagagagagagagagagaggagagaggagagagagagagagagagagagagagagagagagagagagagagagagagagagagagagagagagagagagagagagagagagagagagagaacacaacagCAAACCCCAAATTGGTCCCTGAACTAAAAACATAACCAGTTGTTCCGGTCTTGTGTTTTATTGATgaatgtgcatcccaaatggcaccctatcccctacatagtgcagtacCCGTGACCAGAgccatcaaaagtagtgcactacgtagggaatagggtgccgtttgggacacggGCTCTCCCCTTGCCATTACAGCCGGATGTCATGTTGTTGGCTTTTTGTTTTTCCCTCTAAATACGTTGACTTATGAATCTTTTACACAAACTGGCCCAATGGCTTAACCATCCATGAGCCTGAGCTGGTTTTAAAGTGGATTTTCTGATATGTtgtcaaatcaaataaataaaaaatggcacatgcgccgaatacaacagctgtagaccttactgtgaaatgcttacttacaagcccttaactaacaatgcagagtaagaaaatatttgctaaataaacttAAGTTAAAAAAAAGTCAAGCAATAACAATTACGatgttatatacagggggtgcgggtagtgagtcaatgtgcgggggtacgggttagtcgaggtaattgaggtcatatgtacatgtaggtaggggtaaagtgactatgcgtagataataaacagcgagtagcagcagcgtaaaaaaaaaaagggggtaaatgcaaatagtctatgtagccatttgattaaatgttcagcagtctcatggtttaggggtagaagctgctaaggagccttttggacctagacttggccctccggtcctgtttgtgtgtgtgtgtgtgtgtgtgtgtgatactagTCTGATTCCTGCATTAGACATGAAATAGCATCTATTTATGTAATAGCATACATTCAATCAAATTCAAACATCAGCCCAACATTGTAATCATATGACGTACAAGAGTGCCGTCTGTAATTATTGTTTGATGAGGTGAATGAGGATGTGTAGTAGTATAACCCAAATTATAGATGTTCCACCACCACCGCCCCCTTTCCATggcgaggacacacacacacacactcacacacgcctTCTGCTATGCCAAGAAAGACCAAATGGGCTGATCGATGTCCGCTatccctccatctttctttccTTCCGTTCTCTGTTGGACCATATGAACCATGCAACTTTAGTTTATACTCTTCTTTGCTTCCCTCTCCCATTCCCTTGGGACAATGACttcactctctatctctgtctctccccctctctctgtctctctatccttttCCCttactccctcttctctctctctcactctcccttcgttctctctctccatctttctctctccctccctttacctctctccctctctctcggttCTCACTCCCACTCTCTGTCCTCGCTGCTCTCACACAGGAAGCTGTTCCTGTTGGGTCACAGTCGGAGCAGTGGTTGGGGAAAACATGAGGGAACATCACATCACAGCTCTCATCCCGTCTCCAATCCCAGGCATCCGACGTTCCGGGTCTGTATTCCCAGGAAACTGAACCCTGTCCCTCACAAATAGTTCCCAGTACTCTTGCACTGATCCCAGCTGTGAGTCGTcaccctccctctcatctcccaCCACTGCTTCTGATCACAACTCTTCAACAATATCtaaggacattcagaaacgtgtcccgaagccactcctgcattgtcttcgctttgtgcttagggtcattgtcctgttggaaggtgaaccttcgcccccagtctgaggtactgagcgctctggagcaagttttcatcaaggatctctctgtactttgcttcgttcatctttccctcaatcctgacccGTCTCCcaggtcaaagggtctgaatattttccagaTGCACCGTACATTCCTGCAAACCTGTTATGAGAGTAAGGAAATGGGGATGTCTTCTACATCAACCACTGCCAGTGGAGTTACATAAACAGGCTTGAGCACAGCTGATTCTGCGACATGGAGGTGCATGGACAAAGAGGACAAAGAAcgttttgatgacagctttaaaaGTGTAGCCTATCAAttcaatgtaggcctataggTGTGTTTAGTGTAAGTAATAAATAACATGTTCATTATTCACTATTAAGAACAAAATCCGTACTTCGCTTTCAACCCATGATTCGACAATTTACCGCAGATAACCTACAACAGCACTTAATCTGTTGAAACGCTCAGGTTTATGTTTTAATCATGACCACATGAGGGCGCAGTGATCCCGACTTTTCTATCCAGATATGCGGTTACGTCAATGGCCCCCACACAATGGTGAGAGTTGGGTTCCGCTCTCGGACTGAGCAATGCGCCAGGCCATCGTGCCGTCCCTGTTATAACAAGCCAGTATAACAGCATATATGCTTATCTTTAAACAAATAGAATTTACATCAAATGTATCTTAGAGGTTGGATAACAAATCATTATGGTAGAGATTATTGGAGCCTTTACACGTCAAAGTATGATCATTTTGTGCATTTGCCCATAGTTCACCACTATCCACTTCTGAAAAGGGGAGGAAATTAGCCATAATGGAGGATAAGGGATGATAATGTAATATTTATTCTCTGGGGAGGGATTAAAGCCTGTCGTGAGCTATAGAAAGCTACGCTGCGAGCCAGCCAACATGCCTGCCGGTCTGCCTCACGCCGTCTACCAAGCCCGGACCCGCCCCTCCGTGGGCGGGGCTCccctccaacacacacagtagattGGAGTGTAGGCTATAACACTCCGTAGCCCATACAATGTGTGTCAGAGATCTGTCTGCGCGACACAAGAGTACATGTGTGCTCCTAGAGTTTAGAACTgaactgcgagagagagagagtgacgagACAACACACGACTCACACCACAACCTCAGTCAACGCGAGGTGAGCATCTTTCTTTTTGGGTGAAAGTGTCGCTTATTTTATTGACTCCCAAATGGTCACCCTGCAAACGAATACGAATGTCATGGGACGTTTAGAGTAGATATACTTTTTAATAGTTATaattgctcccgagtggcgcagcggtccaagGCGTTGCATCTCAttgctagaggggtcactacagaccctggttcaattccagactatatcacaaccggtcgtgatttggagtcccatagggcggcgcacaattggtccaggtttggccggtgtaggcgtcattgtaaataagaatttgttcttaatacttgcccagttaaataaaggttaacaaaTGAAAAATACAACTGGTATTCTTTTTTGAATAATATGCCAAGAACACCATCATAGCGGAAAAGGTGACTTCATGTCCGTTTACCCACACCCGCCTCTGTTCTTTCCAAAGGACTTGCAATACGTTTGAGcacttggctggctggctgtagaAATGTTGTGCATACGGTGTAGGTTATCTGGGCTTTACAATAGGAACTGTGTGGAGATGTGTGTCTGCCTTATTCCATTGTGTCTAAACTATCCCCGTGTCCTTCTCTACAGGCTTTCCGAGTGTGGGATAGAATGCCGGCGATTATAAGTAAAAATTCCGACATGGCTTTTGACTCACTACAACCCTGCTTCTATCCAGACGAGGATGACTTCTATTTCTGCGGTCCCGACTCTGCGCCTCCCGGGGAGGACATCTGGAAGAAATTTGAGTTACTGCCTACGCCGCCCCTCTCTCCGAGCCGAGCGGCGCTACCGGGGGAGCTGGCCTACGCGTCCGTGGGGGACTGGGGCGACTCGGCAGCAGGTCCCATGAGTTTTGGATTAGGCGACCCGCTGGGGTGCGAATGGACCTCGGAGCTTCTGCTCCTGCCCGAGGAAGATATTTGGGGTGCGTCGGATGGAGACCTGTTCGGCGGCTCCGCTTTGAATAATAACCCCAACTCCATCATCATTCAGGACTGTATGTGGAGCGGCTTCTCTGCCAGGGAAAAGCTAGAGAGGGTGGTCACAGAGAAGCTGAGCAAAGCCATTTCCACAGCGGCTGCCTGTGGAGTTAGTAAAAATGTCACTACCGCCGCTGTCATCACTACCAAGGCGTCTGAGCTGAGCCGCTCCGTGTCGGAGTGTGTGGACCCCACGATAGTCTTCCCCTTCCCTGTCAACAAAAGAAACGGTAGCAGCAGCAACAGATGTCCACCTGGGACGGCCCCCGCCTCCACTGTCCATTGTAGCGCCAAGGAAACTCAGAGCGACTCTGGTAAGCGAATACCTGCGGCGAGGATGCGTACGCAAAATACCCTTCGTTTTGATTACAGTAACCTACAAAACAACAGCTAACAGCCTAAAACCTCAATACTAATGCTAAAACCCAGTTTTAGTTTGTTGAATTGATATCATTCTGCTTCAAATAACAGATGGCATTATTATTAggctattgttattattattgtcttGTTCGGGTAATGGTAATTGGGGTGATTGGAAGTTAAGAGTTCAAGTGACTGGCCCAGAATAGGATTACCTTGTAGTGAGTGGTTGTGCCACAGTGAACGAGAGGGTTTATGTAATAGGCAGACGCGTCACCGGCAGATGGCAGTAAAATTGGAGGATTGTGTTCATTACGAATTTACGTCCCTTTTACACCGAACATCTAGACACACGGGTTGTATAGCGCGATGTACTTGGCGCAGTCAGATAGTCCCAATCTAGAACGCGCTAAATAAACGGACTACTTGATAAAGGGCCTTGTTTCACGATTCGTTGGATGCTATGATCACACACTTTACGCTAGGGTTATTGAAACAACTAGGGCTCCCGCGGGTGTGAAATTGCTTCTTACATATTCAACGAATGCCATTCATGCCCGCATGAATTAGACAGCATTGTGTAAAAAGCCATTTATAGTGTTTAGTGTTGaggatgtgtgtgagtgtgtttcggAAAGGGGGTCGTTGATAACAACAAAGTGGAAAATTCAACCTCTGTAATAACAGGATAATAGGTTCTTCTAACACCCTAAATAGCCCGACGTTCGTTTGGCAGTTGGCATGGACCCATGGTACGACGAACTCACGCGAGTCGTTACTAGAGCTCTTTTGTGACGCCTGCGAAACGGTAGTAAAACCGAGACCTCCAACTGGGCAGCGCCGGCTGGAAGCTTGAGCTATAGAGCCTTGCCAAAAGCAACCGTCCCGCTGGCAAAAGAAAGATagctggagagaagaggaggagggcctGTTTCTTTAGGggggtgacagctttgaacaGGCGCTCCCATCTCGACAGCTGTCTCTCTGGCGCCGGTCCAGCGCCTCGGCTTAAAGCCGGTGATCCAATCACACCACGTTCCCCCGCCCCGCCAGCCTGCAGATGAAACCGTTTGTATGGGCCTCTTCCGCTCGCAGCGTTAAGTCGCATCT
This portion of the Salvelinus fontinalis isolate EN_2023a chromosome 27, ASM2944872v1, whole genome shotgun sequence genome encodes:
- the LOC129824882 gene encoding N-myc proto-oncogene protein-like isoform X2; translated protein: MCVRDLSARHKSTCVLLEFRTELRERESDETTHDSHHNLSQREAFRVWDRMPAIISKNSDMAFDSLQPCFYPDEDDFYFCGPDSAPPGEDIWKKFELLPTPPLSPSRAALPGELAYASVGDWGDSAAGPMSFGLGDPLGCEWTSELLLLPEEDIWGASDGDLFGGSALNNNPNSIIIQDCMWSGFSAREKLERVVTEKLSKAISTAAACGVSKNVTTAAVITTKASELSRSVSECVDPTIVFPFPVNKRNGSSSNRCPPGTAPASTVHCSAKETQSDSDEDDDEEEEEDEDDSEGEDDSDSEEIDVVTVEKRRGLSPLATGTVTISVRPKTGAASGGVASSGVVSRFVSNRGPAGSNGYGQELILKQSSVHQQQHNYAAPSPYASDDDHAPPSRKHKTSDAPRQPSRTLSSSSSLSTLTSFGSFTVATAGSKRKRNASGDSSPHGGSSGNSDSEDSERRRNHNILERQRRNDLRSSFLTLRDHVPELARNEKAAKVLILKKAAEYVSSLEVDELRLTQEKDRLQARRQQLIRTLEQARTR
- the LOC129824882 gene encoding N-myc proto-oncogene protein-like isoform X1 — protein: MCVRDLSARHKSTCVLLEFRTELRERESDETTHDSHHNLSQREAFRVWDRMPAIISKNSDMAFDSLQPCFYPDEDDFYFCGPDSAPPGEDIWKKFELLPTPPLSPSRAALPGELAYASVGDWGDSAAGPMSFGLGDPLGCEWTSELLLLPEEDIWGASDGDLFGGSALNNNPNSIIIQDCMWSGFSAREKLERVVTEKLSKAISTAAACGVSKNVTTAAVITTKASELSRSVSECVDPTIVFPFPVNKRNGSSSNRCPPGTAPASTVHCSAKETQSDSEDEDDDEEEEEDEDDSEGEDDSDSEEIDVVTVEKRRGLSPLATGTVTISVRPKTGAASGGVASSGVVSRFVSNRGPAGSNGYGQELILKQSSVHQQQHNYAAPSPYASDDDHAPPSRKHKTSDAPRQPSRTLSSSSSLSTLTSFGSFTVATAGSKRKRNASGDSSPHGGSSGNSDSEDSERRRNHNILERQRRNDLRSSFLTLRDHVPELARNEKAAKVLILKKAAEYVSSLEVDELRLTQEKDRLQARRQQLIRTLEQARTR